Proteins from one Microbacterium faecale genomic window:
- a CDS encoding 2-hydroxyacid dehydrogenase, which translates to MTDSLIVSVPTEQLRDDVRAHLDPALDVEVVLWVDGEPPRERIDVVVPPYMKQGAMLRAVAGVSPQLVQAQSIGYDGVADVLPGGLVYANASSVHETATAELTLGLMLAAQRDMHVFLRRQFAGEWTKHWTPGLADRRVLLLGYGGVAKAIAQRLVGFEVDVVPVASRARDEDGVHVHGIDELPELLTTADIVVNVLPGGDTTHHLIDDAALSALPDGALVVNVGRGPTFDTDAVVDHVQRGRIRFAADVFDPEPLPADHPLWSLDDVIITPHVGGMSDAMRPRIAKLVASQAERIAGGEDPINVVIRG; encoded by the coding sequence GTGACCGATTCGCTGATTGTCTCCGTCCCGACCGAGCAGCTGCGCGACGACGTGCGCGCCCACCTGGATCCCGCCCTCGATGTTGAGGTGGTTCTCTGGGTCGACGGCGAGCCGCCGCGCGAGCGCATCGACGTCGTCGTGCCGCCATACATGAAGCAGGGCGCGATGTTGCGCGCGGTCGCCGGCGTCTCACCGCAACTCGTCCAGGCCCAGTCGATCGGCTACGACGGTGTCGCCGACGTGCTGCCCGGGGGCCTCGTCTACGCGAACGCCTCGAGCGTGCATGAGACGGCGACGGCTGAGCTCACCCTCGGGCTGATGCTCGCGGCACAGCGAGACATGCACGTCTTCCTGCGCCGTCAGTTCGCGGGTGAGTGGACCAAGCACTGGACGCCGGGACTGGCGGATCGTCGCGTACTGCTGCTCGGGTACGGCGGCGTCGCAAAGGCCATCGCCCAGCGCCTCGTCGGCTTCGAAGTCGACGTCGTGCCCGTCGCTTCCCGCGCCCGCGACGAGGACGGCGTGCATGTGCACGGCATCGACGAGCTGCCGGAGCTGCTCACCACCGCCGACATCGTCGTCAACGTCCTTCCCGGCGGTGACACCACCCATCACCTCATCGACGACGCCGCGCTCTCGGCGCTCCCGGACGGCGCGCTCGTCGTCAACGTCGGGCGGGGCCCGACGTTCGACACCGATGCCGTCGTCGACCACGTGCAGCGTGGCCGGATCCGGTTCGCGGCAGACGTGTTCGACCCGGAGCCGTTGCCGGCCGATCACCCGCTGTGGAGTCTCGACGACGTCATCATCACGCCCCACGTGGGCGGCATGTCAGACGCGATGCGCCCCCGCATCGCGAAGCTCGTCGCCTCGCAGGCGGAGCGCATCGCGGGTGGCGAGGATCCGATCAACGTCGTCATCCGCGGCTGA
- the purQ gene encoding phosphoribosylformylglycinamidine synthase subunit PurQ codes for MTARIGVVTFPGSLDDRDAQRAIRVAGAEPVALWHGSHDLEGVDAVVLPGGFSYGDYLRAGAIAALAPIMTEVKQAAEKGMPVLGICNGFQMLVEAHLLPGGLIRNAHQQFIRRDQKLVVENADTAWTNAFDAGDEIIIPLKNADGGFTADEETLKRIEGEGQVAFRYAGVNPNGSLRDIAGLTNERGNVVGLMPHPEHAVEPGFGPNTPAAMRSGVDGLRIFESALNALASRVA; via the coding sequence GTGACCGCGCGGATCGGGGTCGTCACCTTCCCCGGATCCCTGGACGATCGCGACGCGCAGCGAGCGATCCGGGTGGCGGGCGCGGAGCCGGTGGCACTCTGGCACGGCTCCCACGACCTCGAGGGCGTCGACGCCGTCGTCCTGCCGGGCGGCTTCTCGTACGGCGACTACCTGCGCGCCGGCGCGATCGCCGCGCTCGCGCCGATCATGACCGAGGTGAAGCAGGCCGCCGAAAAGGGCATGCCCGTGCTCGGCATCTGCAACGGCTTCCAGATGCTCGTCGAGGCGCACCTGCTGCCGGGCGGACTCATCCGAAACGCGCACCAGCAGTTCATCCGCCGCGACCAGAAGCTCGTCGTCGAGAACGCCGACACCGCGTGGACGAACGCCTTCGACGCGGGCGACGAGATCATCATCCCGCTCAAGAACGCCGACGGTGGATTCACCGCTGACGAGGAGACGCTGAAGCGCATCGAGGGCGAGGGCCAGGTCGCGTTCCGCTACGCGGGCGTCAACCCGAACGGATCCCTGCGCGACATCGCGGGGCTGACGAACGAGCGCGGCAACGTCGTCGGACTCATGCCCCACCCCGAGCACGCGGTCGAGCCGGGCTTCGGCCCGAACACGCCCGCCGCGATGCGCTCGGGCGTCGACGGCCTGCGGATCTTCGAGAGCGCGCTGAACGCGCTCGCTTCTCGCGTCGCGTAG